A region of the Silene latifolia isolate original U9 population chromosome 9, ASM4854445v1, whole genome shotgun sequence genome:
CCCACGGTGGTCAAACGCCAGTCAAGGGTAGTCCACTAGGGTCACGGCAGGTCCCACGGTTAAGGCTAAAACAACGGCAGGCCATACGATGGTTCATAAGACAATTAAATTAAAGAATATGAGATAGATTATATTATGAAACGGTCTTACCTTGAGGCGATTATACGATATGAAATTCCTTTACTTTCTCCCTTTAGATCtcttctccctttctttttagtGAACTATTGTGTTTATGATTTGTATGTGGTCTATGTGGTAGGTCTACCATGCTTATATAGTAGAAGAAAGGAAAGTAGAAGGAAACTTCCTATTTTCAattatattttttattattattgcatattactactattacatatctataaaatattattaaaaggctagcctaaaaatgccacGTAAACAATGTCACATGGGATGAAAAGAAGCCAAGcacacaataacaatgtgacttggcaaacgaATATGACATGGTTTATCAATTTATTATAttacattaatttaattcacttagtttccttaaaaatccatccatattccattagctttaaacttaattaactcaaaaaacaaaactacaataaaaaaatacgcattaactataagttaataatttcaagatatctatatatataattacataaaaaacctaaatttagtagttagtagAATGACACGTGGCGGGCAACATTTACATATTAgatcaatttttcattttttcattttaaaaaaaaagtaaaaatagaaaatgaaaaggCAAGGTAGTAATCAATAGACTAATTATTCATTTTATTCAAACACTTTAATTTACCATGCATTATGACacttaataattattatttagtgcTAATCTTTTTATATTCTACCGCTATGAAAAAATTTCAtctataaaagaaaataaattgataATATTCTAGCATATTcctagcaaaaacaaattaatgaaaaGTAACATAAAAAGCCTAGATTGAGTAGTTAGTAGAATGACACGTGACGAGCTACATTTACATGTTAGatcaatttttaatttttaatttaaaaacaaaaagtaaaaatagaaaatgaaaaggTAAAGTAGTAATCAATAGACTAATTACTCATCTTATTTAAACACTTTAATTTATCATGCATTATTCCACTTAATAATCATAATTTAGTGCCAATCTTTTTATATTCTATCGTTATGAAAACATTTTACCTATAGAAGAAAAtaaattgataaaaattctagCACATTcctagcaaaaacaaattagTGAAAAAGTTTATTTATTTTCACCTAATTATTTGATTTGATTTATTTTTCAACAATTCTCAGATCTTTACTTTGTGGTGTGTAGGAATCAAATGGACAAGAAATGAAGAGATAAGAGAGAAGTAGAAGAAAAGTGGAGAATTCAACAACCATTTGTATTATATAGTTTTTTTTAGACATTGTCGAATGTATATAAAGACACTTGAGATCGTCGACGATGGAATATAATCATCAGCGAATGGTGGTCAAACTTTGGTGAAGGAAATCATCAGCTGACGGAAAAAGGCTATTATTGACGGATTTTGCCCGTCAGTAACCCGCGTTTTCGTAGTAATAAAACTTAACTAAAAtgtaactttagtttttttaATCTCTTTTCAATAGTGATAGATTGTTTTGCGGGTGTTTTTAATATATTCATAATTGTTAATGTGTAATAAATTTATTAAGATTGATATTAACAACAAATTAAAAATATGACTAGGGCAAGTTGGCGTAAATATAGTACTCtctatatatttaattaagttggtTAGATGTGTAAatctatatttttcttatgatttgaaTACTAATGAGATGAGATAGGATAcatttgattttgttgtcttattgTTGCTTTGATGATAAGATGGCCAAAGTACATTGTATATATCGATTTGCGATAATCTGTTTATATTAATTCTCTTAGTATAATTACTTACATTTTATCCCAAAACAACATAATACTAATGAGTAGAATAtcttttttacttttaatttTCAATGTGAGAATGAATGTTTTATCTATTTACCCACcttatttaaattatttttatttgattaaacgtTACAATAGTTAAGAGAAAATGAGTGAAGAATATTTTAAGTCTTAAATATCATCATTATTTCCAAACTAAAAAAAGAGGTACATAAACTATGTTTAATACTacttattatttttttaattaatacgaAGTATCATCATTTTAATAAAGTTGACTAACCAAAATATCAAATTTGACGTTGGACAAAAATGATATCATTTGGTTACAAAagtaatgagaatgagaataacAAAACAATAGGTTACAAAGAAAAAAACAATACTAAAGAATGACGTAAAATCGTAAATAACTGAATATCAAGCTACTACAAAAAGTAGAAAAAAAAATTACGACAACAAATTAATGAAAAGTTAGTGCTTAACTCTTACACTTTCACAATAGGTTATCTCCTATTGAATAAACCACACCCCATCCTTTCAATTTTCTTATCATAATATTGCAATAGTTAGAACCCAACACAAATGCATTGTGTGTCTTTCCATCTTTTCTAACTTTTAATTTTTTCATTAATTTGCCATAAATTCAAATTCATCATCCTCTTTAGATGCCCAATCTTttacttttataaaatatgagtataTTAGTATGAGATATAGTGGAGGGTCTCATGTGTCAACTTTATTTTTGTTATCGATTCATAGAAATGACTCATTTTCTAGCTTAGTAAAACATACCTAAAATATGAACGGCTAAAATAATTATAGAGATAGACCACGAATGAAAAGtgaaaaaatcatcaaaaaactAAAGGGGAAAATGCATGAACGATCCTTAAACCGAATCCGTGAATTTCACGAGTCATAAAACTAGTTATTATTAGTATAGTATTATTTGTATTACCGTCACTTATTGTACCATACGAGCCACACGTGAGCCCTACACGAGCCACACGCCCAATACCACAATCCCGACtcactattattttattattttattttcgtcTCACAACATAATTATACAATTAATACAAttattaaataccttttaaaataccttttaataTATTTCCACCGTATGACTAACCATTAATCTTGCCTTAAATACAGGGTATTGCAGCCAATTTAAATTCTTTAAGAGATACTTTTATTATCAATTTATCATTAAAATGTCACAAAATACGAGATGTTACATCCTATCCACCTAAAACAAAgggttatgtccccgtaaccaacTTACTTAAACAAAAGGACTAGGATACTTATCCCGCATTGCAGCTTCAGCTTCCCATGTAGCTTCTTCTACCttatgattagaccataaaactTTCACCAATGTTGTCTCACCATTACGAGTCTTCCTCACTTTTCTATCCAAGATTTCTTTAGGCTCCTCAACATAAGACAATTGTTCATCAATGTCAACATGCTCAGGCTCTAGTACATGAGTAGAATCACTCACATGCTTCCTCAATTGCGAAACATGGAACACATTATGGACCCTACCCAAAGCTGGAGGTAGTGTTAAACGGTATGCTACCTCTCTACCTCTGTCTAAGATATGATATGGCCCTATATACTTCTGACCCAACTTCcctctcttcccaaatctcatcactcccttcataggagacactttcaacaaCACCTTATCTCCCACAACAAGTTCTATCTCACTTCTCTTCAAATCTGCATAGCTTTTCTGCCTATCCTGCGCCGCACGCATCTTCTGTCGAATAATGTGCACTTGATCCTCCATTTCTTGTATCATCTGAGGTCCTAACACAACCGCATATGCtctgtcatcccaacaaactggactcctGCATTTCcttccatacaaagcctcaaaaggtgccatgtCAATACTAGCATGGTGACTTTTAtaataagaaaactctatcaaatccaactgCTCCTCTCATgatccaccaaactccatcacacaagcttttAGCATATCCTCTAATGTTTGAATTATCTCTCCGTCTGACGTCAGTAGctggatgaaatgctgtactcatttTTAACTGAGTCCCCCATCAAAGATTGCAACTACTGCCAAAACTTAGATATAAACCCGAATCACGATCAGAAATAATATCTTTAGGCACACCATGAAGCTTCACCACATAATTAACGTAAGCTTTAGCCAACTaagctttactccaagtatctttcataggaataaaGTGAGCTTACTTAGTCAATCGATCTATTATAACCCACATCATATTATTCCCCTTTTGAGTTCTACGCAACCCCATAATGAAGTCCATCAAAATGCTCTCCTACTTCTACTCAGGTACATCTAACAATTGAACTTTAACTTTTGGTCACGTATGCTCTCCCTTTACTCTTTAACAAACCACGCATATTGCTACGAACTCAGCAACCTCTTTTTTCATTTTAGGCCACCATAAAATCTTCTTCAAATCATTATATAGCTTATCTCCTCCTGGATGAACAGAATATGGAGTAGAATGAGCTTCAGTTAAAatctttatttttaattcttcatcatcaggCACACACCATCTCTCGTCAAACCTCAGACTACAATCACTAGCCATGGAAAACCGCGCTCGCTTCTCCCTCCACGGCGTCACCCACGACTGTCTTATACCGTGTCACGCGTGAGTCCCCCTCTTGCTTCTCCCTGATCTCAGCATACAACTCCGGCTCAATGGTCAAATCTCCAATTGTATCTCTCTTCTTAATCATAGAACTGTCCATTTTCTCCACCTCTTCATGCAATCTCACTCTTGACATAACAGTGCACAAAGCATGAACAGATTTTCTACTTCGTGCATCTACCatcacattagccttcccttacAGATAAAATATCTCTATAACATAATCTTCAAGTAACTttatccacctcctttgtctcatgtttaGCTCAGTCTGAGTCTAAATGTACTTTAAGctctttgatgtgaccataattagagcatatttagtccccgaattagccttgttcccatgctttttagtgcatatttgggtcatttattgtctttagttctttgttttgcatattctttgaggttttgtgtccttggtaggaaaggagtgcaaaccttgcattgtcatggcaaaatgaggctaaattgattaaattcaatgaccaagcatcaatgagagacaagattagaaggcctttgtacatattatagtagatgggcaatgatgagaaaagatccttgcatccccaaggaaatccccaaggattttatgaagaaaagggaagaaaagaagaagaaacaagtctcagcagcaatccgtgcggattgtcttgaagacgcccgtccccagcagccacaatccgtgcgtcttccatcaAAGATGCCCGGGCAGCAGCACCCAGAAGACGtacgtcttctcccaaagacgcccgggcagagactcacgaatctggccgtcccgagcctaagacgcacggattccaagacagcgcaaattcgtttcttcaagcttcaagaaagatgcccatccttcagaaaataccggcgtttccctaagtagggacttaatcgtcatttaagcccttagttaaccctaatgcatccacctaatttccactataaataccccattagtctaattggaagagcatgttcttcttatcaattcttagagtagttaatatcaatcaaatctctctttagttttgtaatcaacagttaatcaagttttaatacaagttttatttccttaatctctcttttgttcatcctttttttttggtaattgaagattatttgggttattattgggagattgacaacctctcaatcaagcatcaagtacttcttttattctttgctttattattggaatcattagtaggtataatcctcataatccctttttaattattgttaattactttcatttattcatcatgttttactttgttggtatgattgacaaccttgctagcatgatcaacatgataatgagtgaggagtcacctagctagggttaatgggtaattaggggaaaccaacatggggaatgattcatgcttaaattaatatgctttcatggtttatttgcttgcttgttttgatctcaactcatgctgtggacaacgcccgcgggatctGAGTCCACGGGATCCACAGGGGCACAattgactcgaggttctttcgaatcgaattaaaacaaattagagtcgccaccaagttttatgggaacttggaaccgttcaagtcaactttacacctttcatcgaaaagcataaagccaatcgactacgagtgattaaagataaagacttgtaccctatatcactcgatttgaatgactctcgtaatccaatggtatttagacggatccacaaaccatagatcttgagtaaggggtgagggtacgtgttaggaagcctataaggacacctaaccccgcccgtcaataacggcctctactaagtcaagtatcggatttcaaacaaggtcgtagctactgcgatatatgatatgtaaacatcgttttaaaaccctaacatgtgaggtttctatgtcgatttagatgcaactaaactaactttgtcaaagttgtaatttagcatgtg
Encoded here:
- the LOC141601237 gene encoding uncharacterized protein LOC141601237, giving the protein MAPFEALYGRKCRSPVCWDDRAYAVVLGPQMIQEMEDQVHIIRQKMRAAQDRQKSYADLKRSEIELVVGDKVLLKVSPMKGVMRFGKRGKLGQKYIGPYHILDRGREVAYRLTLPPALGRVHNVFHVSQLRKHVSDSTHVLEPEHVDIDEQLSYVEEPKEILDRKVRKTRNGETTLVKVLWSNHKVEEATWEAEAAMRDKYPSPFV